In Primulina huaijiensis isolate GDHJ02 chromosome 16, ASM1229523v2, whole genome shotgun sequence, a single genomic region encodes these proteins:
- the LOC140960988 gene encoding uncharacterized protein, producing MTTLTKKNARFIWGQECQESFDRLKQALTSAPVLAMSSGQREFVLYTDASKLGLGVVLMQHDRVIAYASRQSKVHKKNYPTHDLELAAMANVIAEALRRKNALISHLSVQRPLQAEIQSFELAFYAKGDAPNIATLTVQPTLRDRIWTWQTSYEQLQKWRQRDEAKSRRHYTVVDDIVKYRDRLWVPNSDSPRADILSEAHSTP from the exons ATGACcaccttgacgaagaagaatgccagATTTATTTGGGGACAAGAGTGCCAGGAGAGTTTTGACAGGCTAAAGCAGGCATTGACTTCAGCACCAGTTCTAGCTATGTCATCAGGGCAGAGAGAGTTTGTGCTTTACacagatgcttcgaagctcggtttgggagTAGTTCTAATGCAGCATGAcagagttatagcttatgcgtccCGACAGTCAAAGGTCCATAAGAAGAATTATccaactcatgacctcgagctagcagcaaTG gctaatgtgatTGCAGAAGCTCTGAGAAGGAAGAACGCATTGATTTCTCATTTGTCGGTGCAGAGACCACTGCAGGCGGAGATTCAGAGCTTTGAGCTTGCATTTTATGCCAAGGGAGATGCCCCAAATATTGCTACTCTAACAGTACAGccgactttgagagacagaatttGGACATGGCAGACTTCCTACGAGCAGTtgcagaagtggagacagagggacgAGGCTAAGAGTCGGAGACATTATACAGTTGTGGACGACATAGTCAAATATAGAGACCGACTGTGGGTTCCTAACAGTGATTCCCCGAGAGCAGATATCTTGAGCGAGGCCCACAGCACCCCGTAA